Sequence from the Hevea brasiliensis isolate MT/VB/25A 57/8 unplaced genomic scaffold, ASM3005281v1 Scaf668, whole genome shotgun sequence genome:
aaggaaaaaaattccaTTCAATGAAggcataataaattaaataataattaataaattttataataaaataataaataagtaatttttttttgaactgaaataAATAAGTAATTTAAACTTATGATCAttctaattttttatattttaaaggtGATATGATGATGCAATTTTGACCATGTATATCAAAGATAAAAAGGTATTTTCACCATATTTTGATACATCATCAAATTAGTGatttcaaatcaatttaataatatgattaattaaatatctaattaAACTAATTCAATAAATTCTTctctatataaattattaattatatatacaaTTAACTAAAGAGGTCATTAAGTTTAATTTGATTTCATTCATCAAAATTCaagtaaatattattataaatgtacataatttataattaattacttattcattaaaaaatttagataacgaataataaatatataaaatataaatctaattcaATTTCAACATGCTTAttactttttaaatttaaatatattatcttAAATTCAACATATTTTTTCTATTATCTTTACTTaacaattatataaaaaaaatgccttcataaaacaaaaagaaaaaaaaaaagaaaaattacctTCATTCTAGGCCGTTGATCAGCAttgacttttctaacttgatACCTGATCTTCTTAGAGAAAAGACGTGTAAGTCGTTTTTCCTTGTATCGCAATACACTAGCTTCTCTTATtccattttctgaaaatatatccATTTCTGCCAATTTAGCCTGTTCAAaattataaacataaataataaaataaatatattaattctcaataaataattaatattatgaaAATAAAGAAAACCCTTCAATTTTTGAGTTTAATCTCTAGGTTGATTTGATTGTTtcaaatatcattaaaaaaaaagtaaaaagttaaaaaaataaggTAAAATATAGCGTATAAATGTATCCaccatttataaaaaaaaattaattattttttaaatttaagaatATAAAACACATAACTCATTATGAGTAAAACACTGTTAATGAAGGTGTATAATTTgtcaaaaaataaatattattttattattaaaatatttcttatctcaaaattttaaaataaaaattactctAAAGCAACAAAAGCTGAAAGGGTAAGAACCGTTGGATGGTATCTTCCAacacaatttttcatttttcatttttatttttatttttaatctcttatgtagtttctaaaatttttatctcTACTCCATTGGCAttggaaggaaaaagaaaaaaaataaaaatcaaaggcGCGGCGCGTTGCAACACGCGCCATGACACGGTGAATTTGAACCGGATATTTAGAATATCGGAAACCgatttcctaattttttttttaacaactaATCGATTTCCTAATTTGCATTGTAATCAGATGGTAAACATACAGAGAAATCATTTCCTTCGGATCCCCAAAGATCGTCCGAAAACGGAGACCCACGGTCTGACCAAGCGTCCAAAACGCCGTCGTAGTTTAGTTTCAATAACAAACCGGAATTCGGTTGCGGAATTGAATTCTTCTTCGCCAACTCCGAATTCTTCAACTCCACAGCTggtttctccttcttcttcttcttcttcttctttttctcgcCAGAATTAAAATTCGGCTTCACTTTCGGCTTCGAATCTGAAACCTTGATGTTGTTGTGGTTAAGTCTCGGCGAGATTTGAAGCATATCGACGATTGGAAAATTCCACCAATTTCCTTCATCGCCATATCTCAATGCTCTAACTCCTTTTCTCATTCCGTTTCCAACTCCCAGCTGGAATTTCCAGCCGAAATGAAATCCCATTGGATTCCCATCTTTATTAGACCAGACCTCGGCGTTTTCATTGCTTACTCTCAGATTTCCCATTATACCATCGATTCCCTCCTCGATTTCCTCATCGAGAATTGACTCAGCATCGAAATCTTCCTGATACCCATCACAGAATTCCATGGAATTCCCACTCTGGCAAGATTTGTTGTCACAAGAAATCATGAAATTTGCTACTTTTGATTCATTTACAATACTGGGTTTCCCACTTTCGATGGGTTGATGAAGAAGAAAATCAGAGTCGTGGAGAACTCGAAAAGGCCATAGTAATTCCGGGGAGGACTCGTCGAGGATAAGAGTATCCtgatgaggtttgatgaatttgcGAGGTTTGGTGAGGTGCTTGGTGGAGAAGATGTTTGGGTAGGCAGTGGAGAGGAGAGCAGCTGCTTCATTGTAAGTTTGGTTGGGACGTTTTCGAGGAGTTCGAGGTTTTCTTGTAGTGATTGCTAGAGGAGAATTGCTAGATTCAGAGATGGTAGAAGATGGAGAAGATGATTGGGAAGTTCTAGTTGACGTTGATGGTGATTTCACTCTTTCTAAATCGAACCCATAGGTTCTACTACCTCCACTTAAACAAGGAGAAGACATAGTTCTCAGAAGGAAAATGGATTTTGTGATTTGAAGATTTCAAAGAAAACCCAGAATTTGGAGGAGGAAACCCATTTCTGAATTGAACTCAAAGTTGAAGACTGAGatggaattatgaagaaattttgagatcCAATTGCAGGAAAAGCTGAAAATTCACTTTTTGATGTGATAATTGGGAAACATGGGAGAGTAacaaaaccctaaaccctaaaaaagtACACACTAAGGAAAAAAAATTTGTGTGGCTTAAAAAAGAAGGTAGAAAAGGCCAAGAGTTTGAGAATATTTTAGAAAAGCTCAAGAGACAAGAACCCTAttacaagaaaggaaaaaaaataaatatatatcttATTCAAGAAAAAACCAAACTCATCTTAGAACAAAATTGTTTCTGCTCCAATAGAAAGAAATGATACAAAAGAACAgttcactccaaaaccctagaaaaaaaaaaacccaggAACTAGCATGAAAAGTGAGGTTAGGCCgcaaagaacaagaaaaagaaagttACCCAATAAGGAAACCAAAGACTTAAAGCTTTACAAGGGAGAAATTTGACAAAGAAGAGGCTTTTTCTGTAGCAGAAGTATATAGGTGAACACCAGAGAGGGaggggcagaggcagaggcagattaaAAAGAAAAAGATCCGTTGAGAGACTCTCACAGTGTATCCATGGAGTGTGGAGTGAGGAGGAGGAGAGTTGAAAAAGATATGAAAAGAGAGAACAGAGGAAGAGACAATGCTTGTTTGCTGTGTGGGGGAGTGGGACCACTCTTcagttttgttttctttttttgctCTTTTGGCAGTTCAATTATTTTTTGTCCTCAATTACTTAATTGTCCCTCTTCTTTATGCCTTGATTAATTTGTTGCTTAATCATACTCAACAACTTATTTAACTAAATAAGTATTTATTAAtctttcaataattaaattttaaataattaattttttatttatctaaaaattaaataaattgttaGATTCTGCTTACATAGTGAGTGTCAATattgaattaaa
This genomic interval carries:
- the LOC110654734 gene encoding protein CHLOROPLAST IMPORT APPARATUS 2, whose protein sequence is MSSPCLSGGSRTYGFDLERVKSPSTSTRTSQSSSPSSTISESSNSPLAITTRKPRTPRKRPNQTYNEAAALLSTAYPNIFSTKHLTKPRKFIKPHQDTLILDESSPELLWPFRVLHDSDFLLHQPIESGKPSIVNESKVANFMISCDNKSCQSGNSMEFCDGYQEDFDAESILDEEIEEGIDGIMGNLRVSNENAEVWSNKDGNPMGFHFGWKFQLGVGNGMRKGVRALRYGDEGNWWNFPIVDMLQISPRLNHNNIKVSDSKPKVKPNFNSGEKKKKKKKKKEKPAVELKNSELAKKNSIPQPNSGLLLKLNYDGVLDAWSDRGSPFSDDLWGSEGNDFSAKLAEMDIFSENGIREASVLRYKEKRLTRLFSKKIRYQVRKVNADQRPRMKGRFVRRPNSSADNQR